TTTTAATTGCTAACCACAAAAAATATAAAAAAAGGCGGCTAATTTCCCGCCTGCCTTGTTTTTATATAAAGGATCGGACTGCTTATGCACGTTTGTCCTGTTCATGGTTGTAATATTCCAGTGTTGTTTGACCGCCTTCTTCAACCATTTGGTTACCCTCTAAAGTATGGTCTGATACTTCTCCAGCTGTCGATGCAACTTCCTCCAGTGATTCTTTCTTGTAATCATCTTTCCCGACTGAAGCTGATTTCGCAACATTTGTATCCAAATCACCAGTTGATGATGGATGTGCATCTTCATTACTGTAACCAGCAGATTTGCCTTGAACTTTCTCCATCAAGCCCTGCACGCCACCGCTTTCGTTTACTTTTCCTTTTGCTTTATTCAAATAATCCATTGCTTTATCACGATTTTCCTTTTTACTTAAAAATGAAGCGGCACCCGCTAATAATCCTGCAACTACAACGCCTTTACCTTTTAATTTAGCCATAATAATATTACCTCCTATTTCGGAATTTAATTTCCCTTTTCATATAAATTAATATACCCTGCGAAATTCTTTTAAAACATTCGGTGTTATAGGATTAAAAACTACCTGAATTGGATAAATATATATAAATAAAAAAATAAAGGAGTGGTCGCTATGTTCCACAACAAAGAAATTACATATAAAGGTACCGAAATCCTTTCGCTTCTCGGTGTTTCCGCAGTAGTTACAGCTCTGATTTCATTATTTGTAGGTTTTTAATTAACATGCTATTAAAACAAAATAAAGTTATAATTCCATAATAAAACACGATTTTCTAAAAAAAGAAAATCGTGTTTTTTGTATATTGCTATACTTTTACATCGTCATACGCATCGCTTTTTTGGAATGAAGAAACGACATATGAACAAAGGGCATTCATTTTGTAATTGTTTTCCCGTGCATAATCCGCAGCAGCATCTAAAAGCTTTTTGGCTACCCCTTGACCGCGCAGTACATCAGAAACATACGTATGATCCATATTCATGACACCATCACGTAAAAACCAGGTAATCTCAGCAACACGTTGACCGTCCTTTTCATATTCCAAAGCACCATAGTTGTTCCCTTTGTCTTTATAAATAAATTCCATATTTCTCCCTCCTTCTGTACTTCACAATATACCATAATTTGAATTTTCAATAAAAATAAAAGCACCCGAATTTATGAGTGCTTTCACTGAACGACTATTTTATTTGAACCAGGATGAAATGGTATTGATTAAATTATTGAAGAAGTTTTTGACGCTTTGCCAAAATCCTTCATCCTCTAATATCGCCCCGAACTTTTCATCGAATTTTGCCGTTAAATCCGAAAGCTGTGATGATAATTTACCGAAGTCGATATTTAAATTACTAATTCGGTTCATTAAATCCACTAAAAGCTGACGGTCTTTTTCACTTAAATTGATTTGCAGTTTGTTCAATTGTTCTTCAACAATTTGCTGAACTTCTTCTTTTGTTCCCGGTTTATTTTCTGCAATAGCTTTTTTAATTTCTGTTAATAATTCAGAAACTTGTGCATCTGAAACGCCTGCCGATTCAGCAATTGATGTAGCAACGGATAATTCGTCATTTGCAACATCTGTACGCTCGATATCTAATGTCTCACCTGTTTTTGCTTCATATGCTTTGTATATCCCGACTAATGCCGAGTGACCTGTTACCGGTTTTGGTGCAGCAATTTCCACAATCGCATCTTCAATACCTGCTGTTAACATGGCATTTGCATACATTTCCGATGTTACCTGTGTAATATTATCTGGTGTTACGATACTAATCGTAAGTCCTTTACCAGCATCTTGACGCGTAATTTTAGCAGATGAAAACATGCGTGAACTTGGGTTACTATCTTTTATATATTTAGCTAAATCCTGTCCTGAAATTGTAATTTCATCTACTTCTGATTCCTGATCTACACGTAAAGCAGTTTTCACTAATTCCTTTTCATCAGCAGATAAATTGCTTCCATAAACAACGATTGGTACACCGAGCTTTTCATTGATTGGATTTTTTTGTTCTGTAGTAGCCGCAGAAGCGCTCATTGGTAAAACGAAAGAAATCAATAAAGCGAATGCTGCGATGACTGCCATCCATTTTTGTCTCATTTGTATATCCCCCTTTGCGAATGTATATATTGTCCAACTTTGCTATACATTCTTTAAATAATACGAATAAAAAAAGTAAAAGGTTTCATATGTATTTCCCCTTTTACTTATATTTGTATCTAAACGATTTCTGTCCAGCCGTCTTTTTGCGTAATTTTGCGTGCTTTCATTAAAGTACCTAGTGCACGTTTAAACGAACCTTTACTCATATTGAACATTTCGGATATTTCCTCTGGTGTTGACTTATCGCCAAATGGCATCTTTCCACCGACACTTTCCAAATAGGCGAAGATTTTTTCCGCATCATCACCTAAACGCTCATGTTTTCGGGGTAAGAATGAGCCGTTCAACGAGCCATCTTCCTTCACATCAATAATGCGCACTTGCACTTCTTGTCCTAGACGTGGCTCAGCTTTCATTTCCGATTCGTGTACGAAAATACGATAAGGGTTTTCAACGCCTAATAAAAACGAACCTACCGGTAATAGACGGTATGGTCGAGCTGTAATGTTTTTATTGAACATATCTTCTGCTGCGCCTTCAAACATGTCATTAACCTTTTCTTCTGTAATTAAACGACCGAATAAATCCCCGTTGCGATCTGTTCGTAATGTAATATACAAATGATCTCCCGCTTCCGGCCACACTTCTTCAATTGCAGGTAAGTCTTCAGCACGCACTAATACTTCGCGGGAAGTACCAATATCACAGAAAGCCCCTTCTTTTGTCACTTTCAACACTCGTGCCCAACCATAATCCGCTTCTGTAATATGCGGAATGGCTGTCGTTGCCTGAAGGTCTCCACGACGGTCCGTATAAAGGAAAACTTTTAAAACATCGCCGATTGCAATTTCTTCTATTACATCTGATGCATTTAAAGGAATTTCCAACTCACCATTCGTTAAAATATAACGTGACCCTTGCTCTTCCAATACCGTTAATTCCACAACTTGTCCTGATTTTATTAATTGATTCATCATATTCTCCTTTTTCTAGTCAATCATTACATACTATGATTTGATTTCATTTCTTCCAGCTTCTTGGTCAATTGAGGCTCTTCTTCTAAAAGCTGGACCAGATCTGCAATGCGATCAATGGAATTCCAGCTCAAGTGATGTTCAATACCTTCAACGTCTTCATATATACGTTCTTCATCAACCCCTATTAAACGCAAAAATTGTTCCAGCAAATCATGTCGCTGAACAAGTCTCTTTCCTAACTTTTGCCCTTTTGGCGTTAATGTTAAGCCTCTATATTTTTCATATATTAAATAGCCGTCTTTATCCAATTTCTGCACCATTTTTGTAACGGAGGAAGGTAGAACAGATAAAGCTTCAGCAATATCGGACACACGTGCATACCCTTTATGTTCAATTAGTAGATAAATTTGTTCAATGTGGTCCTCCATGCTAGGTGTTGGCATAGCTGTTCCCTCTCTTTCCAATTGCTTCTTTCAGTTTACTACAATTTCACGCAAAAAGTTAACTGAAAACAGTAAACGCTTAAATTACATTGACTCATTCCATAACGATTCGGCTATCGCAAGACAGGAAGCAGGTTAGTCCGTCATTTCCGTGAATTACGGCTTATACAAACAGCTTCCTACGCTAAAAGGCATTAAAAGAAAAAGGCTATTGCAATTAGTATGCCCCTAATTGAATAACCTCTTCCTTTTACCTTTTATAAAACTTGCTCGTAACTACTTATATACATAAAGAATGCATTGAATCATTTCTTATGGATGTTTAGGATATTGTTTAACAATGTGAAGGGCACGGATAATCTGTTTGTTGATTTCCTCAAGATTTTCCGGTGTGCTCATTTGTTTAAATACAGCATCTCTCGTTTCGTTTGAAGTAACATAACGAGCCGGCAATACATTTAAAACAATTGCATTCACATCCATCTCACATTGTTCAC
This genomic window from Solibacillus sp. FSL R5-0449 contains:
- a CDS encoding 3-oxoacyl-ACP reductase — its product is MAKLKGKGVVVAGLLAGAASFLSKKENRDKAMDYLNKAKGKVNESGGVQGLMEKVQGKSAGYSNEDAHPSSTGDLDTNVAKSASVGKDDYKKESLEEVASTAGEVSDHTLEGNQMVEEGGQTTLEYYNHEQDKRA
- a CDS encoding GNAT family N-acetyltransferase — translated: MEFIYKDKGNNYGALEYEKDGQRVAEITWFLRDGVMNMDHTYVSDVLRGQGVAKKLLDAAADYARENNYKMNALCSYVVSSFQKSDAYDDVKV
- a CDS encoding DUF1002 domain-containing protein, whose translation is MRQKWMAVIAAFALLISFVLPMSASAATTEQKNPINEKLGVPIVVYGSNLSADEKELVKTALRVDQESEVDEITISGQDLAKYIKDSNPSSRMFSSAKITRQDAGKGLTISIVTPDNITQVTSEMYANAMLTAGIEDAIVEIAAPKPVTGHSALVGIYKAYEAKTGETLDIERTDVANDELSVATSIAESAGVSDAQVSELLTEIKKAIAENKPGTKEEVQQIVEEQLNKLQINLSEKDRQLLVDLMNRISNLNIDFGKLSSQLSDLTAKFDEKFGAILEDEGFWQSVKNFFNNLINTISSWFK
- a CDS encoding S1-like domain-containing RNA-binding protein; protein product: MNQLIKSGQVVELTVLEEQGSRYILTNGELEIPLNASDVIEEIAIGDVLKVFLYTDRRGDLQATTAIPHITEADYGWARVLKVTKEGAFCDIGTSREVLVRAEDLPAIEEVWPEAGDHLYITLRTDRNGDLFGRLITEEKVNDMFEGAAEDMFNKNITARPYRLLPVGSFLLGVENPYRIFVHESEMKAEPRLGQEVQVRIIDVKEDGSLNGSFLPRKHERLGDDAEKIFAYLESVGGKMPFGDKSTPEEISEMFNMSKGSFKRALGTLMKARKITQKDGWTEIV
- the mntR gene encoding transcriptional regulator MntR — translated: MPTPSMEDHIEQIYLLIEHKGYARVSDIAEALSVLPSSVTKMVQKLDKDGYLIYEKYRGLTLTPKGQKLGKRLVQRHDLLEQFLRLIGVDEERIYEDVEGIEHHLSWNSIDRIADLVQLLEEEPQLTKKLEEMKSNHSM
- a CDS encoding late competence development ComFB family protein, which translates into the protein MSGIILVNVTEEIVKGLVSFLLHGVEYQTFCHCEQCEMDVNAIVLNVLPARYVTSNETRDAVFKQMSTPENLEEINKQIIRALHIVKQYPKHP